CGGGCCTCGAGGCTTGCGCGGCCGGCCTGCTGGCGGTCTTCGAGAAGAGCACGGCGGGGGTGATGGTGGTCGACCGGGAGGGGGAGGTGCTGTTCATCAACGCGGCCGCCGAAAGGCTGATGGACCGCGAGAGCACGGGGCTGCTGGGACAGCCCTTCGGCGTGCCCGCGCTGAGGGGCGAGAGCATGAAGTTCGTGTTCGTCAGGCGCTGGGTCGAGCTGGTCACGGTGGAACTGCTGGCGCTCGAGGCCAGCTGGCGGGAGTGTCCGGCCTATCTGTTGGCCTTTCACGAGACCGGCCCGCAAGCGGAGGCTCAGCGGGCGCACCTGTCGGCGCTAGGCCGCTTTAGAGCCGAGCGCGAGCCTTAGGCTAGGGAGGCTAGGGAGGCTAGGGAGGCTAGGGAGGCTAGGGCTAAGGCAGCCTGAAGGCCCCCGGCAGCAACTCGGCGACGCTCACGGCCTTCACCTCCCCCTCCTGGTTGACC
This sequence is a window from Deinococcota bacterium. Protein-coding genes within it:
- a CDS encoding PAS domain-containing protein, which gives rise to MSQADPHLLALIREQPAGLEACAAGLLAVFEKSTAGVMVVDREGEVLFINAAAERLMDRESTGLLGQPFGVPALRGESMKFVFVRRWVELVTVELLALEASWRECPAYLLAFHETGPQAEAQRAHLSALGRFRAEREP